In one Streptomyces venezuelae genomic region, the following are encoded:
- a CDS encoding TlrC/CarA/OleB/SrmB family ABC-F type ribosomal protection protein, translating to MHTPQVTLCHVTKHYPGRVVLDQVSFTLKPGEKAGLIGDNGAGKSTLLQLVAGQQRPDNGEVTVTAPGGVGYLPQAIPLPATATVQDAVNLALADLRALEVELRRAEQALGDGDNPEALASYGALLGRFEARGGYDADHRVNVALYHLGLPALRRDRRLGTLSGGERSRLALAGALAGRPELLLLDEPTNDLDDQALEWLEAQLRQHKGTVLAITHDRVFLERWTTTVLEVEEGEVTRYGDGYTGYRTAKAAQRRRRLQEYEEWRSELARNERLATGHAARLEAIPRKAPLANFGHGGFRARGRAHGAVARIRNARERLERLTANPVAPPPDPLAFTAQIGTLGTAQDSTETALAKPGAVQLSDVRVGNRLRLGSLSLGRRGRLLVTGPNGAGKTTLLKLLAGELRPDAGSVQVPGRVGHLRQDQTPWPPDLTVTEAFGLGRVGSADEHADALLALGLFRPAQLRLRMGEISYGQRRRVDLARLVSQPTDLLLLDEPTNHLSPALVEELEEALAGYPGAIVLVTHDRALRARFQGERLGLSKGVGHAVG from the coding sequence TTGCACACCCCACAAGTCACTCTCTGTCATGTCACCAAGCACTACCCCGGCCGCGTCGTTCTCGATCAGGTTTCCTTCACGCTGAAGCCTGGCGAGAAGGCCGGTCTGATCGGGGACAACGGAGCGGGCAAATCCACGCTTCTCCAACTCGTCGCAGGGCAGCAGCGCCCGGACAACGGCGAAGTGACCGTGACCGCCCCCGGCGGCGTCGGATATCTGCCCCAGGCCATCCCCCTGCCTGCGACCGCCACCGTCCAGGACGCCGTCAACCTGGCCCTCGCCGACCTGCGCGCTTTGGAGGTCGAACTGCGCCGAGCCGAGCAGGCACTCGGTGACGGTGACAACCCCGAGGCACTTGCCTCCTACGGAGCGCTCCTGGGGCGTTTCGAGGCGCGGGGCGGATACGACGCCGACCACCGGGTGAACGTCGCGTTGTACCACCTCGGGTTGCCGGCGCTGCGTCGCGACCGTCGGCTGGGCACCCTCTCCGGCGGCGAGCGCTCACGTCTTGCCCTGGCCGGCGCTCTCGCGGGCCGACCCGAGTTGCTGCTGTTGGACGAGCCGACCAACGATCTGGACGATCAGGCCCTCGAGTGGCTGGAGGCACAACTGAGGCAACATAAAGGAACGGTGCTCGCAATCACCCATGACCGCGTCTTCCTGGAACGCTGGACGACCACGGTCCTGGAAGTCGAGGAAGGAGAGGTCACCCGTTACGGCGACGGCTACACCGGCTACCGCACGGCGAAGGCAGCGCAGCGCCGCCGCCGGCTTCAGGAGTACGAGGAGTGGCGGTCGGAGCTGGCCCGCAACGAGCGGCTGGCGACTGGTCACGCCGCTCGACTCGAGGCCATCCCGCGAAAGGCGCCACTCGCCAACTTCGGACACGGCGGCTTCCGCGCCCGCGGCCGGGCGCACGGTGCAGTGGCCCGCATCCGCAACGCCCGCGAGCGCCTTGAGCGGCTGACCGCGAACCCTGTGGCGCCGCCGCCGGATCCGCTGGCCTTCACGGCGCAGATCGGGACGCTGGGAACCGCCCAGGACAGTACCGAGACCGCCCTGGCGAAGCCAGGCGCCGTACAGCTGTCGGACGTACGCGTAGGGAACCGCCTGCGCCTGGGCTCCCTGTCCCTCGGCCGCCGCGGCCGGCTTCTCGTCACCGGCCCCAACGGCGCCGGCAAGACGACGCTGCTCAAGCTGCTCGCCGGTGAGTTGCGGCCCGACGCGGGCTCGGTACAGGTGCCGGGCCGGGTGGGCCACTTGCGTCAGGACCAGACGCCGTGGCCGCCGGACCTGACGGTGACCGAGGCGTTCGGACTGGGCCGCGTGGGTTCTGCCGACGAGCACGCCGATGCGCTCCTCGCCCTTGGACTCTTCCGGCCTGCACAACTGCGGCTGCGTATGGGTGAGATCTCCTACGGCCAGCGCCGCCGCGTGGACCTGGCCCGACTGGTCTCACAGCCCACCGACCTCCTGCTGCTCGACGAGCCGACGAACCACCTGTCACCGGCGCTGGTCGAAGAACTGGAAGAGGCGCTTGCCGGATACCCGGGGGCCATCGTGCTGGTCACACATGATCGAGCACTACGAGCACGGTTCCAGGGTGAGCGTCTGGGACTGTCGAAGGGGGTCGGGCATGCGGTGGGATGA
- a CDS encoding peptidase inhibitor family I36 protein, with translation MRKRIAATVAAMAAAFALAAPTAASAEESSVTEMPGVEGLYWVSGKDYGARAWSECGSGSCFFQNSNGGGWLWVVPSCGHHKVPSWFEDRASSAWNRTPTRIHIYKHSDYSGYLGTVPGWFQGNLASGHNDVMSAVFADC, from the coding sequence ATGCGCAAGAGAATCGCGGCGACCGTCGCGGCGATGGCGGCGGCCTTCGCGCTCGCCGCACCGACGGCGGCGAGCGCCGAGGAGTCCAGCGTCACCGAGATGCCGGGCGTGGAAGGCCTGTACTGGGTCAGCGGCAAGGATTACGGCGCCCGGGCCTGGTCCGAGTGTGGCAGCGGCTCGTGCTTCTTCCAGAACTCCAATGGCGGCGGCTGGCTCTGGGTGGTGCCCAGTTGCGGCCACCACAAGGTGCCCTCCTGGTTCGAGGACCGGGCGAGCTCGGCCTGGAACCGCACGCCCACCCGGATCCACATCTACAAGCACAGTGACTACAGCGGGTACCTGGGCACCGTCCCCGGTTGGTTCCAGGGCAACCTCGCGTCCGGGCACAACGACGTGATGAGCGCCGTCTTCGCGGACTGCTGA
- a CDS encoding helix-turn-helix domain-containing protein, which yields MSIINETRQADDGAEGPVVSANTDGVPAAERFGWWSDMVGDEVMPVTIRSPHAARFRGSVEAVGMPHSQVATFTFSPMTARRSPLQIRRHDPEEYYLVLVQGSPVRLEQADSVACLEAGDMALFSTSAPLVSDFLDQGRQTRLTLLRLARSALPLAGGRADRLLAESLSTRPGSGSAALLGAYLGGLPTAAHACDPAELARLGAIGVDLAATVLAGRLGAQDTLSPETRKAVLRARIKLFIEHNLGDPELVPAAIAAQHHISVRSLHLLFRHEPETVGAMIRRLRLERCHADLTDPALGHRTLAATAARWGFRHPADFGRAFRKAYGVPPGEVRAGARARARALDAQEACARCRRSPGRHGPQ from the coding sequence ATGTCCATCATCAATGAGACGCGGCAGGCCGACGACGGCGCGGAAGGTCCCGTGGTCTCTGCGAACACCGATGGGGTCCCGGCGGCGGAGCGGTTCGGCTGGTGGTCCGACATGGTCGGCGACGAGGTCATGCCGGTGACGATCCGCAGCCCGCACGCGGCACGCTTCAGAGGCAGCGTGGAGGCCGTGGGGATGCCGCACAGCCAGGTGGCGACCTTCACCTTCTCCCCGATGACCGCACGCCGTTCACCCCTGCAGATCCGGCGCCACGATCCGGAGGAGTACTACCTGGTCCTCGTCCAGGGCAGCCCTGTTCGGCTGGAACAGGCCGACAGCGTGGCTTGCCTCGAGGCCGGTGACATGGCCCTGTTCTCGACTTCGGCGCCGCTCGTCAGCGACTTCCTCGACCAGGGCCGGCAGACCCGGCTGACGCTGCTGCGGCTGGCGCGGTCGGCGCTGCCGCTGGCCGGCGGCCGGGCGGACCGGCTCCTGGCCGAGTCGCTGTCCACCCGGCCCGGGTCCGGGTCGGCGGCACTGCTCGGGGCGTACCTCGGCGGGCTGCCGACGGCCGCCCACGCCTGCGATCCGGCGGAGTTGGCCCGGCTGGGCGCGATCGGGGTCGATCTGGCCGCCACCGTCCTCGCGGGGCGGCTCGGCGCCCAGGACACGCTGTCCCCGGAGACGCGCAAAGCCGTCCTGCGCGCCCGGATCAAGCTGTTCATCGAGCACAACCTGGGCGATCCCGAACTGGTCCCCGCGGCGATCGCCGCCCAGCACCACATCTCCGTGCGCAGCCTCCACCTGCTGTTCCGGCACGAGCCGGAGACCGTGGGCGCCATGATCAGGCGCCTGCGCCTGGAACGCTGCCACGCGGACCTGACCGATCCGGCACTGGGCCACCGCACCCTCGCCGCGACGGCCGCGCGCTGGGGCTTCCGCCATCCCGCGGACTTCGGCCGCGCCTTCCGCAAGGCGTACGGAGTCCCGCCGGGCGAGGTGCGGGCGGGGGCCCGGGCACGGGCGCGTGCGCTGGATGCCCAGGAAGCGTGCGCTCGTTGCCGACGATCCCCCGGCCGCCACGGTCCACAGTGA
- a CDS encoding GNAT family N-acetyltransferase: MVVPMAAGHATQVLAIYQAGIDEGNATFETGAPSWEAFDAAKLPGHRFVALDSDSDSDGDGDSDGTVLGWVAASQVSDRCAYAGVVEHSVYVRPDARGRGIAAALLAALIDSTEAAGIWTIQSGIFPENAASLALHERAGFRVLGTRERIGKQLGRWRDVVLIERRSPTVD, encoded by the coding sequence ATGGTCGTGCCGATGGCAGCGGGGCACGCCACGCAGGTCCTGGCGATTTACCAGGCCGGTATCGATGAGGGGAACGCGACCTTCGAGACCGGCGCGCCGAGTTGGGAGGCCTTCGACGCAGCGAAGCTGCCCGGCCACCGCTTCGTCGCGCTGGACAGCGACAGCGACAGCGACGGCGACGGTGACAGCGACGGCACCGTACTGGGCTGGGTAGCCGCCTCGCAGGTCTCCGACCGATGCGCGTACGCCGGGGTCGTCGAGCACTCCGTCTACGTCCGTCCCGACGCCCGCGGGCGCGGGATCGCGGCAGCGCTGCTGGCGGCGCTGATCGACTCCACCGAGGCGGCCGGGATCTGGACCATCCAGTCCGGCATCTTCCCCGAGAACGCCGCCAGCCTTGCCCTCCACGAGCGGGCGGGCTTCCGTGTGCTCGGCACACGCGAGCGGATCGGCAAGCAGCTCGGCCGCTGGCGCGACGTGGTGCTCATCGAGCGCCGCAGCCCGACCGTCGACTGA